Proteins encoded within one genomic window of Nonomuraea gerenzanensis:
- a CDS encoding LuxR C-terminal-related transcriptional regulator, translating to MPHRIAGLSHEQERLYRHLLATGPASIGELEGQFGEQVHDDLYELTVRGLVHGDPPMARRPSIALNGVLTAHEAELRRVQSYVEDLDRMYDNAHQPEDGDATTVLPSREQVLHWYEVLNATAEHEIMQLVTHPFLPLKRPERTGETSSQDRVNHPAKCRVIFEWQAFQSQSAINGLHHSLDRGCEIRLAERLPHKLLISDRRMAMTPRYPRDRERSPMLLVQPGALVDFLVHAFESEWERALPLQPDPGQFTSSSGLDSDEMAVLEMLVGGAPVERIASALNVHTRTVNRRLEGIKRKAGVTTLFQLGAFASRHWLN from the coding sequence GTGCCGCACCGGATCGCCGGCCTCAGCCATGAGCAGGAGCGCCTCTATCGGCATCTCTTGGCCACCGGGCCCGCCAGCATCGGTGAGCTGGAGGGCCAGTTCGGTGAACAGGTCCACGATGACCTGTACGAGCTCACGGTCCGGGGGCTTGTGCACGGAGACCCCCCGATGGCGCGGCGTCCGTCCATCGCGCTGAATGGCGTCCTCACGGCGCACGAGGCGGAGCTTCGGCGGGTCCAGTCCTACGTCGAAGACCTGGACCGCATGTACGACAACGCCCACCAGCCCGAGGACGGCGACGCCACCACCGTGCTGCCCAGCCGCGAACAGGTCCTGCACTGGTACGAGGTCCTGAACGCTACGGCCGAGCACGAGATCATGCAGCTCGTCACGCACCCCTTCCTGCCCTTGAAGCGGCCCGAACGTACTGGCGAAACTTCGAGCCAAGATCGTGTAAACCACCCCGCGAAGTGCCGCGTCATCTTTGAGTGGCAAGCATTCCAGAGCCAGTCGGCGATCAACGGCCTGCATCACTCCCTCGATCGGGGGTGCGAAATCAGGCTCGCTGAAAGGCTGCCGCACAAGCTCCTGATCTCGGATCGGCGCATGGCCATGACACCTCGCTACCCTCGCGACCGCGAGCGCAGCCCCATGCTGCTCGTGCAGCCCGGCGCGTTGGTGGACTTCCTTGTCCACGCCTTCGAGTCCGAATGGGAACGGGCGCTGCCACTTCAGCCCGACCCAGGGCAGTTCACGAGCTCCAGCGGCTTGGACTCCGACGAGATGGCGGTCCTGGAGATGCTGGTGGGTGGCGCCCCTGTCGAGCGCATCGCCAGCGCGCTCAACGTGCACACGCGCACCGTGAACCGACGCCTCGAAGGCATCAAGCGCAAGGCCGGCGTGACCACTCTGTTCCAGCTCGGCGCATTCGCGTCGCGTCACTGGCTGAACTGA